A single region of the Metarhizium brunneum chromosome 6, complete sequence genome encodes:
- the TRK2_2 gene encoding Low-affinity potassium transport protein → MSLRNAQHGTCALLAAAWRRVSRLGSHHVNFVSLHYAYFIFVSLFSSVVFWLLSAPKLSVAYVDSLFMVVSGVTETGLNTVDLSKLTTAQQVLLCLLMICGSAVWVSIWLVSARKRSFRRLLARNGLSRPPLDRRQGVHVPYPGAYQNASDSEAREAKATEGDAEPFEGLSVQASRLSPPAPLGSRNRRLLNPGSEQALGEPLEEPTPNPLAFLTSKNMGRNGDFINLTAEERIQVSSIEYKALQLLSLVVPLYFTLWQVLGCLGLGAWIATNQPRPALENGINPWWLGIFNGVSAFNNSGMSLLDANMVPFQAAYYVLVTMGLLILAGNTAYPIFLRFLLWSVLKVLHVFPEGPLVTEWRSTLEYILRYPRRVYTNLFPTQHTWWLAFMVLMLNGIDWAAFELLNIGNPVISAIPFGPRIMDGLFQAVAVRSGGFYIVPIAKTHIGLQVLYVIMMYISVYPVIITMRNSNVYEERSLGLFAVESTKDEEYVDTYAKALRSLRTRRLFISQQIRGQLADDIWLLALATFIITVIEAPHFAEDPVSYSVFNIIFEIISAYGCVGISVGSPGANYSFCGGWRAGSKLVVCLVMLRGRHRTLPASLDYAVRPAGKNIQQEVLEEHH, encoded by the exons ATGAGTCTCCGAAACGCGCAGCACGGCACATGCGCGCTCTTGGCTGCGGCTTGGCGGCGCGTCTCCCGCCTTGGCAGCCACCACGTCAACTTCGTCTCTCTCCACTACGCCTACTTCATCTTCGTCTCCTTGTTCAGCTCCGTCGTGTTTTGGCTGCTGTCGGCGCCAAAACTCTCCGTCGCTTATGTTGACAGCCTGTTCATGGTCGTGTCCGGCGTCACGGAAACCGGTCTCAACACCGTCGACCTCAGCAAACTGACGACGGCACAACAGGTCCTGCTCTGCTTGCTGATGATCTGTGGCAGTGCCGTATGGGTTTCAATATGGCTTGTTTCCGCGAGAAAACGCTCATTTCGCCGGCTTCTAGCTCGAAATGGCCTGTCTCGGCCTCCATTGGACCGTCGACAGGGCGTCCATGTACCCTATCCTGGCGCCTACCAGAATGCCTCGGACAGTGAAGCCCGTGAGGCAAAAGCGACCGAGGGCGATGCAGAGCCGTTCGAGGGACTGTCGGTACAGGCATCCCGTCTCAGTCCTCCTGCACCTCTGGGGAGCCGCAACAGACGTTTGCTCAACCCTGGCTCTGAACAAGCGCTTGGCGAACCCTTGGAGGAACCTACGCCCAACCCTCTAGCGTTCCTGACAAGCAAGAACATGGGACGAAACGGCGATTTCATCAACCTGACTGCCGAAGAGAGGATCCAAGTCAGTAGCATCGAGTACAAAGCCCTTCAACTACTCTCTCTCGTTGTTCCGCTGTATTTTACCCTCTGGCAAgtccttggctgcctcgGCCTGGGAGCTTGGATTGCCACAAACCAACCGCGCCCGGCTTTGGAAAACGGCATCAATCCATGGTGGCTCGGCATATTCAACGGCGTCTCTGCCTTCAACAACTCCGGCATGTCGCTGCTCGACGCCAACATGGTGCCGTTTCAGGCGGCCTACTATGTCTTGGTGACCATGGGCCTTTTAATTCTGGCCGGGAATACAGCCTACCCGATATTTCTTCGGTTCCTCCTTTGGTCTGTGTTAAAGGTCCTGCATGTCTTCCCTGAAGGACCCCTTGTCACTGAATGGCGGTCGACCCTCGAATACATCCTGCGCTATCCTCGCCGTGTCTACACAAACTTGTTTCCTACGCAGCACACCTGGTGGCTTGCCTTCATGGTACTTATGCTTAATGGAATAGACTGGGCGGCATTTGAGCTTCTCAACATCGGAAACCCCGTCATCTCTGCCATACCCTTTGGACCGCGCATCATGGACGGGCTCTTCCAGGCTGTCG CGGTCCGATCGGGAGGCTTTTACATTGTCCCCATTGCCAAGACACACATTGGCCTTCAAGTGCTCTATGTCATCATGATGTACATTTCCGTTTACccagtcatcatcaccatgcgCAACTCCAACGTGTATGAGGAGCGCTCCCTGGGACTATTTGCCGTCGAGTCAACCAAAGACGAGGAATACGTCGATACATACGCCAAGGCTCTCAGGTCGTTGAGAACAAGGCGGCTGTTCATCTCGCAGCAAATTAGGGGTCAGCTGGCCGATGACATTTGGTTGCTCGCACTGGCCacattcatcatcaccgtcatCGAAGCGCCGCATTTTGCCGAAGATCCAGTATCATATAGTGTTTTCAACATTATATTTGAGATTATATCCGCATACGGCTGCGTTGGAATATCCGTCGGCTCACCCGGTGCCAATTACAGTTTTTGTGGCGGTTGGCGCGCCGGCAGTAAGCTGGTGGTTTGCCTTGTCATGTTGAGAGGCCGGCATAGAACACTGCCCGCCAGTCTGGATTATGCGGTACGTCCTGCCGGAAAGAACATACAACAAGAGGTACTCGAGGAGCATCATTAG
- the ANK1_4 gene encoding Ankyrin-1, translating into MDPRPVTRNSMMQSSSQSFDTDVLGTGASFAPKELGRDMSIETFFLDDAESSMKIHPHADSRVYIESRSRKQHFDFDLVFLHSHGADRYDTWRCGDVFWPDYVVDDFPGARVLLFNHDTKIWTHFGVEDIEKTASNLVRVLGNARQGDYGGKPIIFIAHSLAGFLLKAACIKCMQDSEDLIGGSILHSMRGVIFLGTPHRSVSVGGWQPILQRVHKVAGTFPESSANLDAVAVRAAVDVLSKFYPVLEATKMRIFSFFEQHEASGGSLPTLVTSFENGLHHPCETRETLPGNHITMCQFESRLDPGYRMLSNAIQAILSVPGNLDVSISNTPVALLPSRMELSTVFAVQDLLSSKTLQKPSDQDDNATLTPQSIMYQFAPTVKLRRLKRLLAFPQSYITDDLSMRSRDTLSKTEWVVNSHGFKEWLDSDSLLIIRGPRGSGKSTLAYRIAHFLGVEKEEDLEDTPRRCVLSYFYRNTLGSDDVIVQMLNQFLLQFLEIMPVLVRHFPNHRVFGRARPSWPEWDEQTWTAYDEDSKKMCPDLDTLSGETESTRGLSSKDLLISPFTVPELIEILISIFHDELVGEVIMVIDGLDDSSEISKSLFQRFLELIETMRSKQVKVCLSCDTAQIHSLKHIVALDTLRNFEPVLQPDENLDILFHSAHEKCRVIPSWKNELMLLAGTIRSICMWSHLAVSLARQILGGLSSLDDLKAFTATLEECRAGDLEPETEIDKLYRWAFDHLIVLRGWRHMSLLFLIAVAERPLNLAEANALVPSPSEFASWCGEGYKTDTTLSDERNASKPFPETDTMQGVHPLESKLLGLVRISNGTLTLFHPDLKTFLQQKLSDRHLRFHLHYHIGIACLTLLQDLIQGSSQMTYDLESQRYTLPVENFSYPLRYWSKHLFVAQSSDQWIQHESMQVLVPLARLWDNAEVRDLIHGFSPARLPPVSALSIPCILTAHDLAKVLEFFYFLAPGQLPRRDMNLSLEQRCAVVNSGSKAQAVFQRHGRESASSDQYGRTIENYKAWAKSRHDAEQLLLPDWIREAIGIDKMGKCDWGTVRGIAKNAVEHKKLSKDSFQQLIALAVRRNDVELVADLLDDGARCHYIDKDDPRKPSVYHIAASIGNTDLVQELIHHASLFCATDAFGMRPIHWAVERGHHEMVKLLVTATLNQDERGQIPLFMACEGVSPTTVLAVLKQGFPPSFTDKLNRTPMHVASSIGATDVVQLLLSKGGNPEAQDDKGITPLHLAAFGGWTGVVDELLASGVFTDVTTNEEQTPLHFACESPNPSLEVVFTLLRRQANPYAKDSEGMTPLHIAVRNGSVAKVQLLLKSVTHLDGVEELLELAQENQEITRIIQQYHEAFQITTMRTVINQGKFVPELQSKINVVFVHGYYESPTKTWSDESASWMWPTKYHPKSELQARVFFWDRQLELTDFSGAANCSELGTKLLDFVRSTVYAPELSSKSGKTMPLVFVSHSLGGLVVKAALAAAVRKNDSCLRTIKGLVFLGTPHQELDENSCNDAVQRLVQSAIDNRLDPGQNNSLRGRTKLGFAHPEQTEAYNKLDLDFGGICRRLHIKMLSITETLGQFTPLEGIDCKLPNAENVSVDKDHGSLPRLSCTDDVVYEKIVEFLHEVLIREKQSESHISVDLPDHQDGYNYVSKTTSPQASFSQLCQPKYSEKDIIFALQKDSSGYILLPSDTVASSLLNSISGFPKKPVNSKIIDWLNDPECPYLWIRGNTGSGKTVLMAELYHHLIQASGARSQPGTMANQTSITGFCFNGRLQGQKTASDMLRSVLHHICIERGDVVNLLIRDGDIVGTDFLGSSLSWVTLSSVFEKTVEVASDSRFILIIDALDECGPKTEHDSNYLYRVCRFISRRRPLRNLKICFSSRPSSVFFSEFSEVAQLRMEDLNSSDVVRDVEQRLLLTGGFSEVTLQQMDHFRSSDIVKYVEKRLANGEVNQGLVEDVIRLCWGVMLQTAPTVDKLIQHLKDDLDFNDQIVHAPEFLETLYERMLDDIPSHYKKEAARILRIVAIAPFQLDIDLLCIAVEDYIVDPEISIQAAPSELVAINAKYGYDEPKRSESDHEERRLKATRHASFDPSNNLLSACIIRLKQNLDEEWQSKCSNVDYTTLINNLVAQALAAASLADDGPGVFHHYTRLFNELSLICLRIQRLQPLPTSPTYKVPLPDSFNGITHEHYRFLLAIKAELWWYLRNKVNEYVVMLKDGSNVSLLTHLINTKGHAPLGDRHPRLP; encoded by the exons ATGGACCCTCGTCCCGTTACTCGGAACTCGATGATGCAGTCCAGTTCCCAGAGCTTCGACACTGATGTTTTGGGAACGGGAGCTTCATTCGCACCGAAAGAGTTGGGGAGAGACATGTCGATCGAGACCTTCTTTCTCGATGACGCCGAGTCGAGCATGAAAATACACCCTCACGCGGATAGCAGAGTCTACATTGAATCCCGCTCTCGAAAGCAACACTTTGACTTTGA TCTTGTCTTTCTGCACTCGCATGGTGCGGATAGATACGATACTTGGAGATGCGGAGACGTGTTCTGGCCGGACTACGTCGTCGATGACTTCCCAGGAGCCCGAGTGTTGTTGTTCAATCATGACACCAAGATATGGACGcattttggtgttgaggatATAGAAAAGACGGCCAGCAACCTAGTACGCGTGCTCGGAAATGCCCGACAAGGTGACTACGGGGGAAAGCCGATAATATTTATCGCACACAGTCTCGCTGGCTTCCTGCTTAAAGCA GCGTGTATTAAATGTATGCAAGACTCCGAAGACTTAATCGGCGGAAGCATTCTCCATTCCATGAGAGGCGTCATCTTCCTTGGTACACCGCACAGGTCCGTATCTGTGGGCGGGTGGCAGCCCATCTTACAAAGAGTTCACAAAGTAGCTGGCACGTTCCCCGAATCTTCTGCCAACTTGGACGCTGTTGCCGTGAGAgcggccgtcgacgtcttgtcAAAGTTCTACCCGGTTCTTGAGGCAACCAAGATGCGCATCTTCTCATTTTTTGAACAGCACGAAGCATCCGGAGGCAGTTTGCCTACTCTG GTCACGAGCTTCGAGAATGGGCTTCATCATCCGTGCGAGACGCGCGAGACACTCCCAGGGAACCATATCACCATGTGTCAATTCGAAAGTCGCCTCGATCCCGGTTATCGAATGCTTAGCAATGCCATCCAAGCCATCCTTTCTGTTCCCGGGAACCTCGATGTGTCCATCTCCAACACCCCAGTCGCGCTTCTGCCGTCTAGGATGGAGCTGAGTACTGTATTTGCTGTCCAAG ATCTTTTGTCTTCGAAAACTCTACAAAAGCCAAGTGACCAGGATGATAATGCCACTCTAACACCGCAATCCATCATGTATCAATTCGCGCCCACTG TCAAGCTGCGCCGATTAAAGAGACTTTTGGCCTTCCCGCAGTCGTATATCACAGATGATCTTTCTATGCGCAGCCGAGACACGCTGAGCAAAACCGAATGGGTAGTAAACAGTCATGGCTTCAAGGAATGGCTCGACTCCGATAGTCTGCTTATTATCCGAGGACCCAGAGGATCGGGGAAATCGACGCTCGCATACCGAATAGCTCACTTCCTTGGTgtggagaaggaagaggacCTCGAAGATACCCCTCGAAGATGTGTGCTGAGCTACTTCTATAGAAATACTCTAGGCTCGGATGATGTCATTGTTCAGATGCTGAACCAATTCCTACTCCAGTTTCTCGAGATTATGCCTGTCCTGGTTCGTCACTTCCCGAATCATCGTGTTTTTGGTCGTGCGAGACCAAGTTGGCCAGAGTGGGATGAGCAAACTTGGACCGCATATGACGAGGATTCGAAAAAGATGTGCCCTGATCTAGATACCTTATCAGGAGAGACCGAGTCGACCCGTGGATTGAGCAGCAAGGACCTTCTCATCAGCCCCTTCACTGTCCCGGAACTTATTGAGATACTGATATCGATTTTCCACGACGAGCTAGTTGGCGAGGTCATCATGGTCATTGACGGTCTGGACGACTCCTCAGAGATATCCAAGTCTCTATTTCAGCGTTTCCTTGAGTTAATTGAGACAATGAGAAGCAAGCAGGTTAAAGTCTGCCTGAGCTGCGATACTGCTCAGATACATTCTTTGAAGCACATCGTGGCTCTGGACACGCTACGTAACTTCGAACCTGTTCTTCAACCAGATGAAAACCTCGATATTCTCTTCCATTCCGCGCACGAGAAGTGCAGAGTGATTCCGTCTTGGAAAAACGAGTTGATGTTACTGGCTGGGACAATTCGTTCTATATGTATGTGGTCCCACCTGGCTGTAAGTCTGGCTCGTCAAATCCTAGGCGGACTATCCTCACTTGATGACTTGAAAGCATTCACTGCCACCTTGGAAGAGTGCCGTGCGGGGGATCTAGAACCAGAAACTGAGATTGATAAGCTTTATCGCTGGGCATTTGATCATTTGATCGTACTTCGCGGATGGAGGCACATGAGTCTGCTTTTCTTGATTGCGGTGGCAGAGCGGCCCCTGAATCTCGCCGAGGCAAATGCCTTGGTTCCCTCTCCATCAGAGTTTGCATCTTGGTGTGGTGAAGGTTATAAGACGGACACTACTCTGTCGGATGAGAGAAATGCGAGCAAGCCTTTCCCCGAAACTGACACAATGCAAGGAGTCCATCCTTTAGAATCGAAGCTTCTCGGACTGGTCAGAATTTCCAACGGCACACTGACCCTCTTTCACCCCGATCTCAAGACTTTCCTCCAGCAGAAATTGTCTGACAGACATCTCAGATTCCACCTTCATTATCATATTGGAATCGCATGTCTTACGTTGCTCCAAGATCTGATACAAGGAAGCAGCCAGATGACATACGACCTGGAGAGTCAGAGGTACACGCTGCCAGTCGAAAACTTCAGTTACCCCTTAAGATACTGGTCCAAGCACCTCTTCGTAGCCCAATCATCTGATCAGTGGATACAACACGAGTCGATGCAGGTTTTGGTTCCGTTGGCGAGACTCTGGGATAACGCCGAGGTTCGCGATCTTATCCACGGGTTCTCCCCGGCTCGGCTTCCACCGGTCTCTGCCTTGTCCATACCTTGTATACTCACTGCTCACGACTTGGCGAAGGTTTTGGAATTTTTCTATTTCCTAGCACCAGGGCAACTGCCGCGCAGGGATATGAATCTGTCCCTAGAACAACGATGTGCCGTTGTGAATTCCGGATCTAAGGCGCAGGCCGTCTTTCAAAGGCACGGACGGGAAAGTGCCTCAAGTGATCAATACGGCAGAACCATTGAGAATTACAAAGCTTGGGCAAAATCAAGACATGACGCGgagcagcttcttcttcctgaTTGGATCCGCGAGGCTATAGGGATAGACAAAATGGGTAAATGTGACTGGGGGACAGTACGAGGCATTGCAAAAAACGCCGTTGAGCACAAAAAATTGTCAAAGGATTCCTTTCAGCAATTAATTGCTCTTGCTGTCCGCCGAAACGACGTGGAGTTGGTTGCAGATCTCCTTGATGATGGAGCACGCTGCCATTATATTGACAAAGATGATCCACGGAAGCCTTCTGTTTACCATATTGCTGCCTCAATAGGCAACACGGATTTGGTACAGGAACTCATCCACCACGCCTCACTATTCTGCGCCACTGATGCATTTGGTATGCGTCCCATACACTGGGCTGTTGAGCGCGGCCACCACGAGATGGTCAAACTTCTTGTCACGGCAACATTAAACCAAGATGAGCGAGGCCAAATTCCACTGTTCATGGCCTGCGAAGGCGTCTCACCAACTACAGTATTGGCTGTCTTGAAACAAGGCTTTCCCCCCAGTTTCACTGACAAACTAAATCGAACACCAATGCATGTCGCTTCGTCCATCGGAGCAACAGACGTGGTTCAGCTTCTTTTGTCCAAGGGGGGAAACCCCGAGGCTCAAGACGACAAGGGAATCACGCCACTTCATCTTGCCGCATTTGGAGGTTGGACCGGTGTAGTTGATGAACTATTGGCGTCCGGGGTTTTCACCGATGTTACTACAAACGAGGAGCAAACACCGCTACACTTTGCCTGCGAATCGCCTAACCCTTCATTGGAGGTCGTTTTTACTCTCCTACGGCGGCAAGCCAACCCGTACGCCAAAGATTCCGAAGGCATGACACCGCTACATATCGCAGTGAGGAATGGATCAGTTGCAAAGGTACAGCTGTTGCTTAAATCTGTCACCcaccttgacggcgtcgaagaGCTATTAGAACTAGCTCAAGAAAACCAGGAAATTACACGAATAATCCAGCAATACCATGAGGCATTCCAGATCACCACCATGCGTACTGTGATCAACCAGGGAAAGTTTGTCCCAGAGCTGCAAAGTAAAATTAACGTTGTATTCGTTCATGGATATTACGAATCTCCTACCAAGACGTGGTCCGATGAGTCGGCTTCATGGATGTGGCCTACGAAATACCACCCGAAGAGCGAGTTACAAGCCCGAGTCTTCTTCTGGGACCGCCAGCTTGAACTAACAGATTTCTCGGGCGCAGCAAATTGTAGTGAGCTTGGGACGAAACTCTTAGACTTTGTCCGCAGCACAGTGTATGCTCCAGAACTCTCTTCCAAATCTGGAAAAACCATGCCGCTGGTATTCGTCAGCCACAGCCTCGGTGGTCTGGTAGTGAAAGCAGCGCTCGCTGCTGCAGTCCGGAAGAATGACTCTTGCCTCAGAACTATCAAAGGGCTCGTGTTTTTGGGTACTCCACACCAAGAGTTGGACGAAAATTCATGCAATGATGCGGTTCAGAGGCTAGTACAATCGGCCATTGACAATCGCCTCGACCCTGGGCAGAACAATTCATTGAGAGGACGAACCAAACTAGGATTTGCCCATCCAGAGCAGACTGAGGCATACAATAAACTTGATTTGGACTTTGGAGGAATATGTCGACGTTTACACATCAAGATGCTCTCCATTACAGAAACATTGGGACAG TTCACGCCTCTAGAAGGCATAGACTGTAAACTACCTAATGCGGAAAATGTGAGCGTCGACAAGGATCACGGGAGTCTCCCCAGACTATCGTGCACTGACGATGTTGTCTACGAAAAAATCGTCGAGTTTCTCCATGAAGTCCTGATTCGTGAGAAGCAATCAGAGAGCCACATTTCAG tagACCTACCAGACCACCAAGACGGCTACAATTACGTCTCCAAGACAACGTCTCCTCAAGCCTCATTCTCACAGCTGTGCCAGCCCAAGTATTCTGAAAAAG ATATTATTTTCGCTCTGCAAAAAGATTCAAGTGGCTATATCCTTTTACCATCCGACACAGTCGCCTCATCATTGTTGAATTCTATATCCGGCTTCCCAAAAAAGCCGGTGAACTCCAAAATAATAGACTGGCTAAACGATCCCGAGTGTCCATATCTCTGGATTCGAGGCAAcaccggcagcggcaagacTGTCTTGATGGCGGAGCTATACCACCATTTGATCCAAGCCTCTGGAGCTCGGAGTCAACCGGGCACCATGGCGAATCAGACATCAATTACAGGCTTCTGCTTCAACGGACGGCTGCAAGGTCAAAAGACTGCGAGTGATATGCTTCGGTCCGTTCTCCATCATATATGCATTGAACGGGGCGATGTTGTCAATCTCCTCATCCGGGACGGAGACATCGTCGGCACAGATTTTCTCGGATCGTCTTTGTCATGGGTAACTTTGTCGTCGGTTTTTGAAAAGACTGTGGAAGTGGCTTCTGATAGCAGATTCATCCTCATTATTGACGCCTTGGACGAATGCGGGCCCAAAACAGAGCATGATTCAAATTATCTTTACAGAGTATGTCGGTTCATATCTCGCCGCCGACCGCTTCGAAATCTGAAGATATGCTTTTCCAGCCGACCTTCCAGCGTGTTCTTCTCCGAGTTCAGCGAGGTGGCGCAGCTGCGGATGGAAGACTTGAACAGCTCAGATGTTGTCAGAGACGTTGAGCAACGACTACTACTGACAGGCGGCTTCAGCGAGGTAACACTGCAGCAGATGGACCACTTTAGAAGCTCAGATATCGTCAAGTACGTTGAGAAACGACTAGCAAACGGAGAAGTCAACCAGGGACTAGTCGAGGACGTAATCCGCCTTTGTTGGGGAGTCATGCTTCAGACAGCTCCCACTGTTGATAAATTGATTCAACACTTGAAAGACGATTTGGATTTCAACGACCAAATTGTGCATGCCCCCGAATTTCTGGAGACTCTGTATGAGAGAATGTTGGACGATATCCCGTCACACTACAAGAAGGAGGCGGCCAGGATTCTTCGCATTGTCGCCATTGCGCCATTTCAGTTGGACATTGATTTACTATGCATCGCAGTCGAGGACTATATTGTTGACCCCGAAATTTCTATCCAGGCAGCTCCAAGCGAGCTTGTAGCCATCAATGCCAAATATGGATACGATGAACCGAAGAGGAGCGAATCGGACCACGAAGAGCGGAGACTCAAGGCAACTAGGC ACGCTAGCTTCGACCCTTCTAATAACTTGCTAAGCGCTTGCATTATTCGACTCAAACAAAACCTTGACGAAGAATGGCAAAGCAAGTGCTCCAACGTTGATTACACAACA